One segment of Radiobacillus kanasensis DNA contains the following:
- a CDS encoding MarR family winged helix-turn-helix transcriptional regulator — MKKNSLLHMEIKQLSDLISQLFSDEIRNLVKDEEFVRLSSKQLMLLDLLYQKPLTMNEIAEAFQMTASAASQLVKKLEADNYVKREINLENRREIHVLLDTKGKHYNQKLEEMEMYILDKYYGKLENEDLIQLKDILGKLYHIAVEEQ; from the coding sequence ATGAAGAAAAATTCCTTATTGCATATGGAAATTAAGCAACTCAGCGATCTAATCAGTCAGTTATTTTCTGATGAAATACGCAACCTTGTGAAAGATGAAGAATTCGTCCGCCTTTCCTCCAAACAACTAATGTTACTAGATTTGTTATATCAGAAGCCCCTCACAATGAACGAAATTGCTGAAGCGTTTCAAATGACGGCAAGCGCAGCGAGCCAACTAGTGAAAAAACTTGAAGCGGACAACTACGTAAAGCGAGAAATCAACTTAGAGAACCGCAGAGAAATTCACGTTTTATTAGATACTAAAGGAAAGCATTATAATCAAAAACTTGAAGAGATGGAAATGTATATCTTGGATAAGTACTACGGCAAATTGGAGAACGAAGACCTGATTCAGTTAAAGGACATCCTTGGTAAGCTTTATCATATTGCCGTGGAAGAACAATAA
- a CDS encoding LLM class flavin-dependent oxidoreductase, with protein MTSKQFHHTRLSVLDLAPIKEGSDASLSFRESVELAQHVEKWGFHRYWLAEHHNMPGIASSATSVVIGHIAGATNHIRVGSGGVMLPNHAPIVIAEQFGTLESMYPGRIDLGLGRAPGSDQATAYALRRTLHSSPEDFPLQVDELEDYFKGTARVRAFPGEGLSIPIWLLGSSGFSARLAAEKGLPFAFASHFSPDYTMSALKIYRDNFQPSEMLQEPYAMVGVNIIAAETEERAKWLATSQQQQFLSLTRGQPTALKPPVESIEEVFTVPEQAAISERLNSEATMIGEPEMVKQKLQQFIENTQANEVIINTQVFHQEDRLRSYEYVADMME; from the coding sequence ATGACAAGCAAACAATTTCATCATACACGGTTATCCGTTTTAGATCTCGCCCCTATTAAAGAGGGAAGTGATGCAAGCCTATCTTTTCGAGAAAGTGTAGAGCTTGCTCAGCATGTGGAAAAATGGGGCTTTCACCGTTATTGGTTAGCCGAACACCATAATATGCCTGGGATTGCGAGTTCTGCTACTTCCGTTGTGATTGGGCACATTGCAGGCGCAACCAACCACATTCGAGTTGGTTCAGGTGGTGTCATGCTCCCTAACCATGCCCCAATCGTGATCGCTGAGCAGTTTGGTACATTGGAATCCATGTATCCAGGAAGAATTGATTTAGGTCTTGGTAGGGCACCAGGAAGTGATCAAGCAACAGCCTATGCCCTACGCAGAACTCTTCATAGTAGTCCAGAGGATTTCCCGCTGCAAGTGGATGAATTAGAGGATTACTTTAAAGGAACAGCCAGAGTTCGCGCCTTTCCTGGGGAAGGCTTAAGCATTCCAATCTGGTTATTAGGTTCAAGCGGGTTCAGTGCTCGGCTTGCTGCTGAAAAAGGACTACCTTTCGCCTTTGCGAGTCATTTTTCTCCTGACTACACGATGTCTGCACTGAAAATATATCGGGATAACTTCCAGCCTTCCGAAATGCTTCAAGAACCCTATGCAATGGTTGGAGTGAATATTATCGCTGCTGAAACAGAGGAACGAGCAAAATGGCTTGCTACTTCCCAACAACAACAGTTTTTAAGCCTAACACGAGGACAACCAACAGCACTGAAGCCTCCTGTTGAGAGCATAGAAGAAGTGTTTACCGTTCCGGAACAAGCTGCTATCTCCGAGCGACTAAACTCCGAGGCTACCATGATTGGTGAACCTGAAATGGTCAAACAAAAGCTTCAACAGTTCATTGAAAATACACAAGCTAATGAAGTGATTATTAATACGCAAGTCTTCCACCAAGAAGACCGACTTCGCTCCTATGAGTATGTGGCGGATATGATGGAATAA
- the kynB gene encoding arylformamidase: MKKKWIDISQPLTNHIAHWPGDTSFSYELSITKEQTGSVNIGKITTSLHTGTHVDAAFHFDNEGPGIEQSDINDFIGITLVVDATGTSTLSSQLLQETELASVSKVLFKTKTESEPNHFPEHIPVIDPQLAPFLREHGITLVGVDVPSVDDLNSKELQAHHNLFQQGIHILENVALDDITPGLYELIALPLAIQGADGSPVRAVVRPL, translated from the coding sequence ATGAAAAAGAAATGGATTGATATTTCTCAACCGTTAACCAATCATATCGCTCACTGGCCCGGTGACACTTCCTTTTCGTATGAACTATCGATTACGAAAGAACAAACAGGATCTGTGAATATTGGGAAAATCACAACAAGCCTGCATACAGGAACGCATGTGGATGCTGCTTTTCACTTTGACAACGAGGGTCCGGGAATCGAACAATCGGACATCAACGATTTTATTGGAATAACATTAGTAGTTGACGCGACAGGGACGTCCACTTTAAGCAGTCAGCTTTTGCAAGAGACCGAGTTAGCTAGTGTAAGCAAAGTGCTATTCAAAACGAAGACTGAAAGTGAGCCAAATCATTTTCCTGAACACATTCCCGTAATTGATCCGCAACTCGCTCCTTTTCTAAGAGAGCATGGGATTACTCTTGTCGGAGTGGATGTACCGTCTGTAGATGACCTGAATAGTAAAGAGTTACAAGCACATCACAACCTTTTTCAACAGGGCATTCATATTTTGGAGAATGTCGCACTTGATGATATAACACCAGGTTTATACGAATTGATTGCACTGCCACTAGCCATCCAAGGTGCAGATGGAAGTCCGGTTCGTGCCGTAGTACGACCGCTATAA
- the kynU gene encoding kynureninase: protein MNMENASLEYAKKLDAQDVLYKYREEFYTKENGIYLDGNSLGLMSKRSEASLLEIVEAWKQHGIDGWTEGEHPWFYLSEKLGEKMAPLVGAFSDEIIVTASTTGNLHQLVATFYQPKEEKTKILADTITFPSDIYALKSQLRLKGFDPEEHLVRVESRDGHTLSEEDIIAAMDNTISVIVLSSILYRSGQILDMKRLTTEAHKRGIIIGFDLCHSIGSIPHELSEWGVDFAFWCTYKHLNGGPGSVGALYVNRKHFGKVPGLAGWFSSKKENQFDMDHELVPEEHAGAYQIGTPHVLSMAPLIGALEMFTEAGITRIREKSLKLTSYMMKLFEQELSTYGFIMRNPLEENRRGGHLFIEHPEAARICKALKANGIIPDFRAPNGIRLAPVALYNTFEDVWKTVQVLKQIMDEEQYKKFENKRGVVA from the coding sequence ATGAATATGGAAAATGCTTCATTAGAATATGCAAAAAAGCTTGATGCACAAGATGTGCTTTATAAGTACAGAGAAGAATTTTACACCAAAGAAAATGGGATTTATCTCGATGGGAACTCTTTAGGATTAATGTCCAAGAGATCCGAGGCATCCCTTTTAGAGATCGTGGAAGCCTGGAAACAGCATGGTATTGATGGTTGGACGGAAGGGGAGCACCCTTGGTTTTATCTATCTGAAAAACTGGGAGAGAAGATGGCTCCCTTAGTCGGTGCTTTTTCTGACGAGATAATTGTAACCGCTTCCACTACAGGTAATTTACATCAGCTCGTTGCGACTTTTTATCAACCGAAAGAAGAGAAAACGAAGATTTTAGCCGATACGATTACTTTTCCGAGTGATATCTATGCCTTGAAAAGTCAGCTCCGGCTAAAAGGCTTTGACCCGGAAGAACATTTAGTTCGAGTAGAAAGTCGGGATGGCCATACCTTGTCGGAAGAAGATATTATTGCTGCGATGGATAACACTATTTCTGTCATTGTGTTGTCCAGTATATTATACAGAAGTGGGCAAATCTTAGACATGAAGCGGCTTACGACAGAAGCGCATAAACGAGGTATTATTATTGGGTTCGATTTATGTCACTCCATCGGTTCTATCCCGCATGAATTAAGTGAATGGGGAGTAGACTTTGCATTTTGGTGTACGTATAAACACCTAAATGGAGGACCGGGCTCGGTTGGTGCTTTGTATGTGAACCGCAAGCATTTTGGAAAAGTACCTGGTTTGGCAGGTTGGTTTAGCTCAAAGAAGGAAAATCAGTTTGATATGGATCATGAATTGGTACCGGAAGAGCATGCTGGTGCTTATCAAATTGGTACACCGCACGTTTTAAGTATGGCACCTTTAATTGGGGCATTGGAAATGTTCACGGAAGCTGGCATTACGAGAATCCGTGAGAAATCATTAAAGCTAACTTCCTATATGATGAAGCTCTTTGAACAGGAACTATCAACCTATGGCTTTATAATGCGAAACCCTTTAGAGGAAAATAGGCGAGGCGGGCACTTGTTTATTGAGCATCCAGAAGCGGCGCGTATTTGTAAAGCATTAAAAGCAAATGGAATTATTCCAGATTTTCGTGCCCCAAATGGAATTCGCTTAGCACCTGTAGCGTTGTACAATACGTTTGAAGACGTTTGGAAAACGGTTCAAGTATTAAAACAAATTATGGACGAAGAGCAATACAAAAAGTTTGAGAATAAACGTGGAGTGGTGGCATAG
- the ald gene encoding alanine dehydrogenase — protein sequence MIIGIPREIKNNENRVGITPAGVDQFVKAGHQVYVEIDAGLGSGFTNEDYQAAGATLLDQAADVWGKAEMVIKVKEPLAEEYPYFRKDLVLFTYLHLAAEPSLTKALVDSGITAIAYETVAVGRSLPLLTPMSEVAGRMASQIGAQCLEKPKGGKGILLGGIPGVKRGKVTVIGGGVVGTNAAKIAIGLGADVTIMDVSAERLRQIDDIFGNTIHTMMSNPVNIAEAVAESDLVVGAVLIPGARAPKLVTEEMIKSMKDGSVVVDVAIDQGGIIETCDHITTHDNPTYVKHGVVHYAVANMPGAVPRTSTVGLTNVTIPYALQLANKGVAAAVAGNESLKAGVNVLNGYVTYEAVARDLEYEYKTVDELLG from the coding sequence ATGATTATTGGGATTCCAAGGGAAATCAAAAACAATGAGAACAGAGTCGGAATTACACCAGCGGGCGTGGACCAGTTTGTGAAAGCAGGTCACCAAGTGTATGTGGAGATAGATGCTGGACTTGGTAGTGGATTCACAAATGAAGATTATCAAGCAGCAGGAGCTACTCTTCTTGACCAAGCCGCTGATGTTTGGGGCAAGGCAGAAATGGTCATCAAAGTTAAGGAACCATTAGCGGAAGAGTATCCATATTTCAGAAAAGACCTCGTCTTATTCACGTATCTACACCTGGCAGCAGAGCCGAGCTTAACGAAAGCGCTTGTTGACAGTGGAATTACAGCGATTGCTTATGAAACCGTAGCCGTTGGACGATCTTTACCTTTGTTAACCCCTATGAGTGAAGTTGCAGGAAGAATGGCTTCCCAAATTGGTGCACAATGCCTAGAAAAGCCAAAAGGCGGAAAAGGAATTCTACTAGGTGGAATCCCAGGAGTAAAACGTGGAAAAGTAACCGTAATTGGTGGCGGAGTAGTAGGGACGAATGCGGCGAAAATTGCGATTGGCTTAGGCGCAGACGTTACAATCATGGATGTAAGTGCAGAGCGTTTACGCCAAATCGATGATATTTTTGGAAATACCATTCATACGATGATGTCGAACCCTGTTAACATTGCAGAAGCAGTGGCAGAATCGGATTTAGTAGTCGGTGCAGTTCTCATACCGGGTGCAAGAGCGCCGAAGCTTGTAACGGAAGAGATGATTAAATCGATGAAAGATGGCAGTGTTGTGGTAGACGTAGCGATTGACCAAGGTGGAATCATTGAAACATGTGACCACATCACAACACACGATAACCCAACCTATGTGAAACACGGAGTTGTACACTATGCGGTAGCGAACATGCCAGGTGCCGTTCCACGTACTTCAACAGTTGGCCTTACAAACGTTACGATTCCTTATGCATTGCAGCTAGCAAACAAGGGTGTAGCTGCAGCAGTTGCGGGTAACGAATCCTTGAAGGCTGGAGTGAACGTTTTGAATGGGTATGTAACTTATGAGGCTGTAGCACGTGATTTAGAGTATGAATATAAGACAGTGGATGAGCTGTTAGGATAA
- the kynA gene encoding tryptophan 2,3-dioxygenase, whose protein sequence is MSDTSKKRSLAYDGETNIHTNFKKNMTYGDYLQLDSILSSQNRLSNHHDEMLFIITHQVSELWMKLILHETKSAIESIEQDDLSTAFKRLARVSKTQTQIIQAWDVLSTLTPSEYMEFRDSLGQASGFQSYQYRMIEFALGYKTPHVLKIYEKDPELHQQLTTAFHAPGLYDVAIKKLAREGFVIDEEVVNRDFAKPYDGNESVRKAWLEVYENVDKYWDLYELAEKLVDIEDWLQQWRFRHMKTVERIIGFKKGTGGSSGVNYLKRVLDHRFFPELWDIRTEI, encoded by the coding sequence ATGAGCGATACATCAAAAAAACGAAGCCTAGCTTATGATGGAGAAACGAACATTCATACAAATTTTAAAAAGAATATGACGTACGGTGATTATTTGCAGCTCGATTCCATTTTGTCCAGTCAAAACCGATTGTCCAATCACCATGACGAGATGTTATTTATTATTACCCATCAAGTAAGCGAGCTGTGGATGAAGCTTATTTTACATGAAACGAAGTCAGCCATTGAATCCATTGAACAAGATGATTTGTCTACTGCATTTAAGCGGTTAGCACGGGTTTCCAAGACGCAAACTCAAATCATTCAAGCTTGGGATGTTCTTTCTACATTAACACCATCCGAGTATATGGAATTCCGAGATTCCCTTGGCCAAGCCTCCGGATTTCAATCTTACCAGTATAGAATGATAGAATTTGCATTAGGTTACAAAACTCCACATGTTCTTAAAATCTATGAAAAGGATCCTGAGCTACATCAACAACTAACGACAGCCTTTCATGCGCCAGGATTATACGATGTTGCGATTAAAAAGCTAGCAAGAGAAGGTTTTGTCATTGATGAAGAGGTAGTTAACCGAGATTTTGCTAAACCGTATGATGGAAACGAATCGGTGAGAAAAGCTTGGTTAGAAGTTTACGAAAATGTTGACAAGTATTGGGATCTTTACGAGCTTGCGGAAAAGTTAGTGGATATTGAAGATTGGCTACAACAGTGGCGATTCCGTCATATGAAAACGGTAGAACGAATCATAGGTTTTAAGAAAGGAACTGGTGGTTCTTCCGGAGTGAACTATTTAAAACGCGTGTTAGATCATCGTTTTTTCCCAGAGCTGTGGGATATTCGAACCGAAATTTAA
- a CDS encoding sodium-dependent transporter gives MNREQWSSKLGFIMSSAGAAIGLGAIWKFPYVAGMNGGAAFFLVFILFTVLIGLPLLISEFVIGRGAKKEAITAYKVLAPGSQWNVVGKIGVLGCFLLLSFYSVVGGWVLIYTAQSLVGGVIKEGANYPEMFGAVTGSPAMTLLGLALFLFINVLVISLGIRNGIEKASKYMMPLLFVFFLILVVRSLTLDGAMVGIEFFLQPDFSKLTGEGILYALGQSFFALAVGFSCMVTYSSYLGKDVSIPGAASSVVIMNIFVSLLAGLAIFPAVFAFGMEPAEGPGLLFMILPTVFGQIPFGEVFLSLFLLLFLFATLTSSFSLLEIIVSAFTESGKRRRKNVTWVSGVIMFVAGIPAALSMSTLSDFTIYGKTVFDATDYLVSNILLPLGSLLIALFIIYRMDRKLVEEQFYLSTSLSPVWFQLWRVAMKWVVPITIIIVYVNLLGII, from the coding sequence ATGAATCGTGAACAATGGTCATCGAAGCTGGGGTTCATTATGTCCTCAGCTGGTGCTGCTATCGGATTAGGCGCCATTTGGAAGTTTCCTTACGTAGCAGGAATGAATGGTGGGGCAGCATTTTTTCTAGTCTTTATTTTATTTACTGTTTTGATAGGCTTACCTTTACTAATTTCCGAGTTTGTCATTGGACGAGGTGCAAAAAAAGAAGCAATTACCGCTTATAAGGTGCTAGCACCAGGGTCACAATGGAATGTAGTGGGGAAAATAGGAGTACTCGGATGCTTTCTACTGTTATCGTTTTATAGTGTTGTCGGAGGTTGGGTACTTATCTATACAGCTCAATCTCTCGTCGGTGGTGTGATCAAAGAGGGAGCTAACTATCCGGAAATGTTTGGAGCAGTTACGGGATCTCCAGCTATGACTTTACTCGGTTTAGCCCTTTTTCTATTCATTAATGTTTTAGTCATTTCACTAGGAATTCGAAATGGAATCGAAAAAGCGAGTAAATATATGATGCCGTTACTGTTTGTTTTCTTTTTAATCTTAGTGGTCAGATCGCTAACCCTCGATGGAGCGATGGTAGGTATTGAATTTTTCTTGCAACCGGATTTTTCAAAACTAACGGGTGAAGGTATCTTATATGCACTTGGTCAATCCTTCTTTGCATTAGCGGTTGGGTTCTCTTGTATGGTGACATATAGTTCGTATCTTGGGAAAGATGTTAGTATTCCTGGAGCTGCGTCTTCTGTTGTCATCATGAATATTTTCGTTTCTTTACTTGCAGGTTTAGCCATTTTTCCAGCCGTTTTTGCATTCGGAATGGAGCCAGCAGAAGGTCCAGGATTATTATTTATGATTTTACCTACAGTATTTGGCCAAATCCCGTTTGGTGAGGTTTTTTTAAGTCTTTTCTTGTTACTTTTCCTTTTTGCAACATTAACATCCTCATTTAGTTTGCTCGAAATTATCGTGTCTGCATTTACGGAAAGTGGGAAACGTAGACGGAAAAACGTAACGTGGGTTTCTGGAGTTATTATGTTTGTTGCGGGTATCCCAGCAGCTCTTTCCATGAGCACGCTTAGTGACTTTACGATTTACGGCAAAACAGTATTTGATGCAACGGACTATTTAGTGAGCAACATTTTATTACCATTAGGTAGTTTATTAATTGCTTTGTTTATTATTTATCGAATGGACCGTAAGCTGGTAGAAGAGCAATTTTATTTATCTACTTCTTTATCTCCAGTATGGTTTCAGCTATGGAGAGTTGCGATGAAATGGGTTGTTCCAATTACGATTATTATTGTGTATGTTAATTTACTAGGAATTATTTAA
- a CDS encoding TetR/AcrR family transcriptional regulator has protein sequence MESKEHLTNRQIQAKQTRNNIVEAGRAVFLKVGFQKATISQIIKEANTGYGTAYVYFSNKDELFIEIMTTLMNRFYEVAELPFTPTSSQTAHEMISNQVKLFLSLAMEERAMMQVVKEAIGTSEEVNKKWTDIRERFIERIAQDIQFAQDHALAKKNLDPHLVARGWFYSNEMFMWEIVEGSPYKMEDIIYNLTNMYTSGLYMQN, from the coding sequence ATGGAATCAAAGGAGCACTTAACGAATAGACAGATTCAAGCTAAGCAAACCCGAAACAACATAGTCGAAGCAGGACGTGCCGTATTTTTAAAAGTTGGTTTTCAAAAGGCAACGATTTCTCAAATTATTAAAGAAGCGAATACTGGCTATGGAACTGCTTATGTCTATTTCAGTAACAAAGACGAACTGTTTATTGAAATCATGACAACATTGATGAATCGTTTTTATGAAGTTGCAGAGCTTCCTTTTACCCCTACCTCTTCCCAAACCGCCCATGAAATGATTTCCAATCAAGTGAAGCTTTTTCTTTCCTTAGCGATGGAAGAAAGAGCAATGATGCAGGTCGTAAAGGAAGCAATTGGTACTTCTGAAGAAGTGAACAAAAAATGGACTGATATTCGCGAACGATTTATTGAACGAATCGCTCAAGATATTCAGTTTGCACAAGATCACGCACTGGCAAAGAAAAACCTTGATCCCCATCTCGTTGCACGCGGTTGGTTTTATTCCAATGAAATGTTCATGTGGGAAATCGTAGAAGGTTCCCCTTACAAGATGGAAGATATTATTTACAATCTTACCAACATGTACACGAGCGGTTTATACATGCAAAACTAA
- a CDS encoding NERD domain-containing protein, with the protein MIVKKRTMPLHIRANRALLRRLDPNHMKKPIIEEDLAKRKAGYDGERSIDYYLSKMPTSQFYIFQDLRLEANSFYFQMDILLLSKSFALIIEIKNISGTLYFDTLSKQFIRRTMEKEEGFRDPLIQLQEQKEQFSNWMQERGCNLPVEGIIAISNPSTIITASKGSEFIFDFVLHFDHLKNKINELEKKHTTTAISASQFFDLNQSLLHSHIPLFPKTPSFFGIPKADIRKGVYCKQCEQFTMGKIYRGWQCSICKLKDQEAYKQAIEDYLLLIEPVITNKMCRDFLGIEKPMTASRLLMNSNLAFEGEHKSRVYYLKDF; encoded by the coding sequence ATGATAGTCAAAAAGAGAACAATGCCGCTCCACATTAGAGCGAACCGAGCATTGTTAAGAAGATTGGATCCAAATCACATGAAGAAACCTATAATTGAGGAGGATTTAGCCAAAAGAAAAGCTGGGTATGATGGAGAACGGTCCATAGATTATTATCTTAGTAAAATGCCTACTAGCCAATTTTACATTTTTCAAGATCTTCGTTTAGAGGCTAACTCATTTTACTTTCAAATGGATATTCTACTACTATCCAAATCGTTCGCCCTCATCATTGAGATTAAAAATATTTCTGGTACTTTATACTTTGATACTTTGTCAAAACAATTCATTCGTAGAACGATGGAAAAAGAGGAAGGCTTTCGAGATCCACTTATTCAATTACAAGAGCAAAAAGAACAGTTTTCAAATTGGATGCAGGAAAGAGGATGTAATTTACCAGTAGAGGGTATCATCGCTATAAGTAATCCGTCCACGATTATTACAGCTAGTAAAGGCAGCGAATTTATATTCGATTTCGTGCTACATTTTGATCATCTGAAAAATAAAATTAATGAGTTGGAAAAGAAACATACAACAACCGCAATTAGTGCCTCTCAATTTTTTGACCTCAATCAATCGCTTCTTCACAGTCATATACCACTTTTTCCTAAAACTCCTTCTTTTTTTGGCATTCCTAAAGCGGATATACGTAAAGGTGTTTATTGCAAACAATGTGAGCAATTTACAATGGGAAAAATTTATCGGGGATGGCAATGCTCAATATGTAAGTTGAAGGACCAGGAGGCTTATAAGCAGGCGATTGAAGATTACCTTTTGTTAATAGAACCAGTTATAACTAATAAAATGTGTCGGGACTTCCTAGGCATTGAGAAGCCAATGACTGCTTCTAGACTATTAATGAATTCCAATTTAGCATTTGAAGGTGAGCATAAAAGTAGGGTTTATTATCTGAAGGATTTCTAA
- a CDS encoding VOC family protein: protein MEKQLDHIGIAVRQLDDSIQFYVDVLGGTLIDRYRSEAIGVESEIAIIDIQGHRTELLCPTNNTTSPIARFIKQKGKGVHHVAFRVDDLPQAIEELKRKGIRVLENSQRTNKHGRRLIYLNPADTEATIIEYCDYPEQP, encoded by the coding sequence ATGGAAAAACAATTGGATCATATAGGGATTGCGGTTCGACAGCTCGATGATAGTATCCAATTCTATGTAGATGTATTGGGAGGTACTTTAATAGATCGGTATCGAAGCGAAGCAATAGGCGTGGAAAGCGAAATAGCCATTATTGACATTCAAGGTCATCGAACAGAACTCCTTTGCCCGACCAATAATACGACCTCCCCTATCGCCCGTTTTATCAAGCAAAAAGGAAAAGGTGTCCATCATGTAGCTTTTCGAGTGGATGACCTGCCCCAAGCTATCGAGGAACTAAAGCGAAAAGGAATTCGGGTTTTGGAAAATAGTCAAAGAACAAACAAGCATGGTCGCAGACTGATTTACTTAAACCCAGCAGATACAGAAGCAACCATAATCGAATATTGTGATTATCCAGAACAGCCATAA
- a CDS encoding VOC family protein gives MSDLVRIGTTYVPVQDVETASAWYSEKLGAEINYQDQDKAILNLANQAFFLVRAQENETSNFQDSSGNTRFSLTFEVDGESALEVLHKKFQSLDIEVGEIEDRGHPGRNFIFQDLDGNLFDVWSELSPVFKEKFQMNK, from the coding sequence ATGTCTGATTTAGTTCGCATTGGCACGACGTATGTGCCGGTTCAGGATGTAGAAACGGCTAGTGCATGGTACTCGGAAAAGCTTGGGGCAGAAATCAATTATCAGGATCAGGATAAGGCGATTTTAAACCTAGCGAATCAAGCATTTTTCTTAGTCCGAGCGCAAGAAAACGAGACTTCCAATTTCCAAGATTCAAGCGGGAATACGAGATTTTCACTTACATTTGAAGTAGACGGTGAATCGGCTCTTGAAGTATTACATAAGAAATTCCAGAGTCTTGATATCGAAGTTGGAGAGATTGAAGATAGAGGGCATCCAGGTCGGAATTTTATATTTCAGGATTTGGATGGGAACCTATTTGATGTTTGGAGCGAGCTCAGTCCTGTATTTAAGGAAAAGTTTCAAATGAACAAATAG